The following coding sequences are from one Paenibacillus sp. FSL R5-0912 window:
- a CDS encoding ABC transporter permease: protein MLKHWQLHLLVIPPLLFFLIFKYYPMANAVLAFKDYNVIKGIWGSPWVGFRNFELFFENPMFWTLVKNTILLSGFLLLAGFPIPILLALMINEIRGGRFKRFVQLVSFAPYFISTVVMVSIIMLFLAPRLGFANIALNFFGLQSVNFLGEPGMFRSIYVWSDIWQTAGYSAVIYLAALAGIDPTLYEAAKVDGASRFQKIRHIDLPGIVPTIVIILILNVGNVMAIGFEKVYLLQNPLNIVNSEIIATYVYRIGLLNANYSFATAVGLFNSLINLVLLLTVNGLAKRITNNSIW, encoded by the coding sequence ATGCTGAAGCACTGGCAGCTCCATCTGCTGGTCATTCCGCCTTTACTGTTTTTTCTGATCTTCAAGTATTATCCGATGGCGAATGCGGTTCTGGCGTTCAAGGATTATAACGTGATCAAAGGCATATGGGGCAGTCCATGGGTAGGCTTCAGGAATTTTGAACTCTTTTTCGAGAATCCGATGTTCTGGACGCTGGTGAAGAATACCATTCTGCTTAGCGGCTTCCTGCTGCTGGCGGGGTTCCCGATTCCCATCCTGCTGGCACTGATGATCAACGAAATCCGCGGCGGACGGTTCAAACGGTTTGTCCAGCTGGTCTCCTTCGCTCCTTACTTTATCTCGACGGTGGTGATGGTATCGATTATTATGCTGTTTCTCGCTCCGCGCCTCGGCTTCGCCAATATTGCCCTGAATTTCTTTGGGCTGCAGTCGGTGAATTTCCTCGGGGAGCCCGGCATGTTCCGCTCAATTTATGTCTGGTCCGATATTTGGCAGACCGCAGGCTATAGCGCCGTAATCTATCTGGCCGCCCTGGCCGGCATCGACCCTACGCTGTACGAGGCCGCCAAGGTGGACGGAGCTTCACGGTTCCAGAAAATCCGCCACATTGACCTTCCGGGCATCGTGCCGACAATTGTGATTATCCTTATTCTGAATGTGGGCAACGTGATGGCGATCGGTTTTGAAAAGGTATATCTGCTGCAGAATCCGCTGAATATCGTCAATTCCGAGATCATCGCTACGTATGTGTACCGGATCGGCCTGCTGAATGCCAATTACAGCTTCGCTACCGCCGTCGGCTTATTCAATTCCTTAATTAATCTGGTCCTGCTGCTCACGGTTAACGGCTTGGCCAAACGAATCACGAACAACAGCATCTGGTAG